One stretch of Armigeres subalbatus isolate Guangzhou_Male chromosome 2, GZ_Asu_2, whole genome shotgun sequence DNA includes these proteins:
- the LOC134214192 gene encoding venom protease-like, with protein sequence MYVNSTSLFVLGSPVDFDRKVMNKVILVIVLNLALVNCSNYEGLIRPRKSQNVTRKPNNQSDQHCGLRKISARSLIVGGSDTYAGEWPWHAAVFHVGDEGRSKEYKCGGTLINGSFILTTASCARYGVDKPEGAIIVELGQNNLQESSAHAQAIPVIRSVVHDKYEYGRHKYDIAILQLKTSVKYSNYVQPACLPKLNEVIEDYETEMGTIVGWGFIEAGELSNTLQSAEVPVIPFLPCLQSDRDFFAQELYDGMYCAGQQNGTAPCFGDAGGGMYFHSGRTWTLRGIVSFTSVVYSVTGGCNTHNYFGLVNVNHFLPWIEDTIVRLRTAE encoded by the exons ATGTACGTGAATAGTACTTCACTGTTTGTATTAGGATCACCAGTCGATTTTGATCGTAAAGTTATGAATAAAGTTATTTTGGTGATTGTCTTGAACTTGGCTTTAGTGAATTGTTCAAACTACGAGGGCTTAATTAGACCGCGAAAGTCCCAAAATGTAACAAGGAAACCAAATAATCAATCCGATCAACATTGTGGATTACGGAAAATATCCGCACGTTCGCTGATTGTAGGAGGATCTGACACATATGCGGGGGAGTGGCCTTGGCATGCGGCGGTCTTTCACGTCGGTGACGAAGGTCGTTCAAAGGAGTACAAATGTGGAGGTACATTGATCAATGGAAGTTTCATACTGACGACTGCTTCCTGCGCACGATATGGAGTTGACAAACCTGAAGGAGCAATCATAGTTGAATTGGGGCAAAACAATTTGCAGGAATCTTCGGCTCATGCACAGGCGATTCCGGTTATTCGATCAGTCGTTCATGATAAGTATGAGTATGGAAGACACAAATACGATATAGCAATTCTACAATTGAAAACCTCCGTCAAATATTCAAACTACGTTCAACCAGCATGTCTTCCAAAATTGAATGAGGTGATAGAAGACTATGAAACCGAGATGGGAACCATTGTTGGATGGGGATTTATAGAAGCCGGTGAACTTTCAAATACGCTGCAGAGTGCTGAAGTTCCAGTGATTCCATTCCTACCTTGCCTCCAAAGTGACAGGGACTTCTTCGCCCAAGAGTTGTACGACGGAATGTACTGTGCTGGACAGCAAAATG GAACGGCCCCTTGCTTCGGTGACGCAGGTGGCGGAATGTACTTTCACAGTGGTCGTACTTGGACCTTACGTGGGATTGTTTCTTTTACGAGTGTGGTCTATTCGGTAACGGGTGGATGCAATACCCACAACTACTTTGGCTTGGTGAACGTGAATCACTTTCTACCCTGGATTGAAGATACGATCGTCAGACTCCGAACAGCGGAATAA